Proteins co-encoded in one Aspergillus fumigatus Af293 chromosome 6, whole genome shotgun sequence genomic window:
- the jip5 gene encoding WD40 repeat domain-containing protein: MFDTVCTLPLSADLFSQALHPKEPIVSVGLSTGHVQTFRLPSEESDTDNDGAESTSSSRNGKGHIDTMWRTRRHKGSCRCLGFGVDGEMLYSAGTDGLVKAAKAETGVVENKIAIPPAKDGSVDAPTIVHALSPQTLLLATDSSALHLYDLRIPFSPVSARPQQTHHPHDDYISSLTPLPPSDTSTSGFSKQWVTTGGTTLAVTDLRRGVLVRSEDQEEELVSSVYIGGLRAGGTSRGEKVIVGGSSGVLTLWEKGAWDDQDERIYVQREAGGGESLETLAVVPDELGKGKMIAVGLGSGGVKFVRMGVNKVVSEVMHDETEGVIGLGFDVEGRMVSGGGQIVKVWHEAVDSDEMDGDTIGGKRMFGSGSDSDDSDDGDDSDDSDRGSRKAAQPQRKKRKNKGKGGQDIMGFADID; the protein is encoded by the exons ATGTTTGACACGGTCTGCACTCTCCCGCTCTCAGCGGACCTGTTCTCCCAGGCCCTTCATCCTAAGGAGCCAATTGTCTCCGTTGGTCTGTCTACCGGCCACGTCCAAACTTTCCGGCTTCCATCGGAGGAGAGCGACACCGACAATGACGGGGCGGAGTCGACTTCCTCATCACGCAATGGCAAGGGACACATTGATACGATGTGGAGGACCCGCCGCCACAAGGGGAGCTGTCGGTGTTTAGGGTTCGGCGTGGATGGGGAGATGCTGTATTCTGCGGGGACGGATGGGTTGGTCAAAGCCGCAAAGGCGGAGACCGGCGTGGTGGAAAACAAAATTGCGATTCCTCCTGCGAAGGATGG ATCGGTCGACGCTCCGACAATCGTTCATGCGCTCTCCCCTCAgactctcctcctcgctaCCGACTCTAGCGCACTTCATCTCTACGACCTTCGaattcccttctctcctgTGTCTGCTCGGCCACAGCAGACCCATCATCCACATGACGACTACATTTCGTCTCTTACACCGCTCCCTCCCTCGGATACCAGCACGTCCGGCTTCAGCAAACAATGGGTGACCACCGGTGGCACTACGTTAGCTGTTACCGACCTCCGCCGCGGGGTCCTAGTGCGCAGCGAAGATCAGGAAGAGGAATTGGTGAGCTCCGTTTACATCGGCGGTTTACGCGCGGGTGGAACAAGCCGGGGTGAAAAAGTGATTGTGGGAGGCTCCAGCGGCGTCTTGACACTCTGGGAGAAAGGCGCCTGGGATGACCAAGACGAGCGGATCTACGTTCAGCGGGAAGCCGGTGGCGGAGAGTCGCTGGAGACCCTGGCGGTTGTTCCTGACGAGCTCGGAAAGGGCAAGATGATTGCCGTTGGCCTGGGAAGTGGTGGAGTGAAATTTGTCCGGATGGGTGTGAACAAGGTGGTTTCGGAAGTCATGCATGACGAGACTGAAGGCGTCATCGGGTTGGGATTCGACGTTGAAGGACGCATGGTCAGTGGCGGTGGTCAGATTGTCAAGGTCTGGCACGAGGCCGTTGACTCGGATGAAATGGACGGCGACACAATTGGCGGGAAACGCATGTttggcagtggcagtgacAGTGACGACAGCGACGATGGTGACGACTCGGATGATAGCGATCGTGGGAGTCGCAAGGCAGCTCAGCCTCAgcgaaagaagaggaagaacaagggcAAGGGAGGCCAAGATATCATGGGATTTGCCGACATTGATTGA
- a CDS encoding maleylacetate reductase produces MDAFEYNANPGRVIFGSGTIQKLPDEIARLNLKAPLVLSTPQQVKQAETVKSVLKGQVAGIFSEATMHTPTHITDKAVDYARAHGADLVVSIGGGSTIGLGKAISIRTGLPHICIPTTYAGSEMTPILGETADGLKKTRSDPKILPGTVIYDVDLTMTLPAAMSATSGVNAIAHAVEALYARNTNPVINLMAVEGTRALASALPEIIENPSSKTARSLALYGAWLCGTCLGSVGMSIHHKLCHTLGGSFNLPHAETHTAVLPHAISYNAPNIPEAMKKLAEALPDSNGDAIQGLNVLLDKLKVKRGLKEFGMKEEDIDKAADIAVSNPYWNPRGIERIPIRELIRRVWAGEPARADL; encoded by the exons ATGGACGCCTTCGAGTATAATGCAAATCCGGGCCGTGTCATCTTCGGCAGCGGTACTATTCAAAAGCTCCCTGATGAAATTGCGCGACTCAACCTAAAGGCCCCGCTGGTCCTGTCAACACCGCAGCAGGTCAAGCAAGCGGAGACTGTCAAGTCAGTTCTCAAGGGCCAAGTAGCTGGCATCTTCTCTGAAGCTACGATGCATACCCCTACCCATATCACAGATAAGGCAGTCGACTATGCAAGGGCCCACGGAGCGGATTTGGTCGTCTCCATCGGTGGTGGAAGTACCATTGGTCTGGGCAAGGCGATCAGCATCCGGACCGGCCTTCCTCATATCTGTATCCCGACTACATATGCTGGTAGTGAGATGACTCCTATCTTGGGAGAGACGGCAGACGGACTGAAGAAGACTCGCTCGGACCCCAAGATTCTCCCCGGGACGGTCATCTATGACGTCGATCTCACCATGACTCTACCTGCGGCGATGAGTGCCACCAGCGGTGTCAATGCTATTGCCCATGCTG TCGAGGCGCTGTATGCCCGCAACACAAACCCCGTCATCAATCTGATGGCTGTCGAAGGTACCCGGGCACTGGCATCTGCCCTTCCAgagatcatcgagaacccCTCCTCAAAAACTGCTCGCTCGCTGGCTCTGTACGGCGCTTGGCTCTGTGGTACTTGCCTGGGTAGTGTGGGCATGTCTATCCATCATAAACTCTGTCACACGCTCGGTGGCAGCTTCAATCTACCTCACGCCGAGACGCACACGGCTGTCCTGCCACACGCTATCTCTTACAACGCTCCCAATATCCCTGAGGCTATGAAAAAGCTCGCAGAGGCGCTTCCGGACAGCAACGGCGATGCTATCCAAGGCCTTAACGTCTTGCTCGACAAGCTCAAGGTCAAGCGGGGCCTCAAGGAGTTTGgcatgaaggaggaggatattgaCAAGGCTGCAGACATTGCTGTAAGCAATCCGTACTGGAACCCTCGAGGCATTGAGCGTATTCCTATCCGGGAGTTGATCCGGAGGGTATGGGCCGGCGAGCCAGCGAGAGCAGATCTCTAG
- the dph2 gene encoding 2-(3-amino-3-carboxypropyl)histidine synthase subunit 1/2, with amino-acid sequence MATEMQAAPVLSTPDSLILEATEPVARQNATRTLSDEELSITYDIERTLQEIRQARYKRIALQFPDDMLPDAPRVFQLLSRGLACRDVDKITVEKNGNGTGGVESEKLAQDVSQLSVDDKPEPEPKLYILADTSYGTCCVDEVAAEHVNADVVVHYGRSCLSPTARLPVIYVFTHKELPIEPVIQAFKATYPDQATKIILAADVTYCDHIPAVYARLMEEGYTNLYATELIHCPSSAIPNRTVPDSVRENPDTLSEWQLFHISDPPTALLLTLASRVAAIHIYPTTDAPSDNVKPLPVSTSAALGRRYAILTRLSTVPIFGILINTLSVKNYLHIVEHVKQKIADAGKKSYMFVVGKLNAAKVANFSEIGGWVVIGCWESSLVDSKDFWKPVITPFELELALKGDHERVWTGAWQSDFQSILDQPAEEAQTADHEESPNDDDDMSEPESAPPEFDLRTGRYVSHTRPMRNPAPRVSAQSDDAVSAASGPAAARALARRAKGELAMIGGTVSPGAEYLRSQRTWKGLGSDFDIQYDDEDPSDSTLVVEGRKGIARGYTVGDSIEKH; translated from the coding sequence ATGGCTACCGAAATGCAGGCGGCACCTGTTCTCTCAACGCCAGATTCTCTCATACTCGAGGCCACCGAACCAGTCGCCCGCCAGAATGCGACTCGCACGCTGTCGGACGAAGAGCTCTCCATCACCTACGACATCGAGCGCACATTGCAGGAAATCCGCCAGGCACGGTACAAGCGCATTGCCCTGCAGTTCCCGGATGATATGCTTCCGGATGCACCTCGTGttttccagcttctcagcCGAGGTCTTGCGTGCCGCGACGTCGACAAGATCACCGTCGAAAAGAACGGTAACGGAACGGGCGGTGTGGAATCGGAGAAGCTAGCTCAGGATGTCTCTCAACTGAGTGTTGATGATaagccggagccggagcccAAATTGTACATTTTGGCGGATACATCTTACGGGACCTGCTGTGTCGATGAGGTTGCGGCAGAACATGTCAATGCGGACGTTGTCGTGCATTACGGGCGCTCGTGTTTGTCGCCTACGGCCAGACTACCAGTTATCTATGTCTTCACTCATAAGGAATTGCCTATCGAGCCGGTCATCCAGGCGTTCAAAGCGACTTACCCGGATCAGGCCACCAAGATCATACTCGCGGCCGACGTGACCTACTGCGACCATATTCCTGCCGTGTATGCGCGCTTAATGGAGGAAGGATACACCAACCTCTATGCCACGGAGTTGATCCATTGTCCATCCTCTGCCATCCCCAATCGGACGGTGCCGGACTCGGTGCGTGAAAACCCCGACACGCTGTCGGAATGGCAGCTCTTCCACATCTCCGATCCGCCGACTGCGCTCCTCCTGACGCTCGCATCCCGCGTGGCTGCGATCCACATCTATCCAACCACCGACGCGCCGAGTGACAATGTTAAGCCGCTGCCTGTGTCGACGTCGGCGGCCTTGGGCCGTCGCTACGCTATTCTGACAAGGCTCAGCACCGTCCCTATTTTCGGGATCTTGATCAATACGCTCAGTGTGAAAAATTACCTTCATATCGTTGAGCATGTGAAGCAAAAGATCGCAGATGCAGGAAAGAAGAGCTACATGTTTGTTGTAGGCAAACTGAATGCCGCCAAGGTGGCTAACTTCAGTGAAATCGGTGGCTGGGTAGTGATTGGGTGCTGGGAGAGTTCCCTCGTCGACAGCAAGGATTTTTGGAAACCAGTGATCACCCCGTTTGAGTTGGAGCTTGCTCTCAAGGGTGACCACGAGAGGGTCTGGACTGGAGCTTGGCAGAGTGACTTTCAGAGCATCCTTGACCAACCTGCCGAAGAAGCACAAACAGCTGACCACGAAGAATCACCAaacgatgacgatgacatGTCGGAACCCGAGTCTGCACCTCCCGAGTTTGATCTGCGAACCGGCCGGTATGTCTCTCACACACGTCCGATGCGGAATCCTGCACCCCGCGTTTCCGCTCAGAGTGATGATGCAGTCTCTGCTGCCAGTGGACCGGCCGCTGCCCGGGCCCTAGCCAGACGAGCTAAAGGTGAGTTAGCCATGATCGGCGGGACTGTCTCTCCAGGGGCAGAATATCTACGGTCGCAACGGACTTGGAAGGGGCTGGGAAGCGACTTCGATATTCAgtacgacgacgaggatccTAGCGATAGCACTTTGGTTGTCGAAGGGCGCAAGGGCATTGCAAGGGGATATACGGTGGGCGATTCGATAGAAAAACACTAG